In the genome of Carboxydothermus pertinax, the window GGCGAGAAGAGAAAAGGCGGTGTGAGTAAGTGGGGAGGGTGAAAAATGAATACAGTTAGCCCGGATAAGCTTTTAGATGCGATTGGCATAAATGAGTACACCATTGACCACGATAACCGAATAGTGTGGCTCGGAGAGAAGGAACTAATGAAGCTGAAAGACATATTAATCCGGTTGCCGTATGAGAAAAAGGTGACCGGGATAGAAGCGATTGGATGGCGCTGGCAAGCGAGATTTGAAGATTGAACTGAAAAAAGGCGGTGGGTAGAAATGTTTTTCCTTGGACTATTTTTAGGTGGAGCTTTGGGATTTATGCTTGCTGCTCTGCTTGCAGCGGCAAAGGATTAGGGGATGAGGGAAATGGAAACTAAGATAAAAATTGTGTGTGCCAAAAAACGGGATTTAACGTTGTTGTTATTAGCGATTGCCATATTTATTACTTCATTAGCGGTACTTCTTCAAAGTTATAGGATTGAAAAGATGGAGAGACAAATTAAGCAGCTTGAAATAAAAGTGCAAATGGGGAGGTCAAGCTATGGCAATTACAAATAGGACGCCAATTAGGAATGTCAAAAATTTGGAGGCGGAAAAGAGATTAGAAGAAGCTTCTGAAATAAAAGTTAGCTTTGACCCTGGCTCTTTTAAGTGGTTTAATTACAGACCTAATGGACGTAACTTAGATGTGCCAATGCTAAGCTTCCATAACCATGACGAAAAATACCCTTATTTACGACTGAACAAAAGCGCTATTGAGAGGCTTTTTGGGGAAAATCTCGAAGGGCCATTAATGATTGAGATTGGAGTAGCACCAAGGGCAATTGCGATTAGGAAAGCTATGCAAGGAATAGTTTTGAAAAGACATAAAAACTCAAAAAGCTATGTTTTTAGTGTTAGCGGAATAGATTTTCCCTGGGATATAGCAAAACTTGATAAGCTGCCTTTAATCTGGGATGAGAAAAATAAAATGCTGGTTGGGAAAATTCCTGGCTAAGGGAGTTGGAGAGATGAGGGAAAGAGACATACAAGCATTGATAAAACAGTATTTGCAGTTAAAAGGCTGGTTTGTAGTAAAAATTCACCAAAGCCTTGGGAGCTATAGAGGAATTGCGGATTTATATGCTTTAAAAGATGGCGAGCATGTTTGGATTGAAGTTAAAACGCCAAAGGGAAGGACTTCGAAGTACCAAGAGCGTTTCAAAGAAGAAATAGAAAGTCACGGTGGACGGTATATAGTTGCGCGAGGAATTGAGGATTTGCAAAAAGCAGGGTTGTAAAGACCTACGGTAATATGTCAAGACCATGAGGTCAAAAATTTTCGAAGT includes:
- a CDS encoding VRR-NUC domain-containing protein; protein product: MRERDIQALIKQYLQLKGWFVVKIHQSLGSYRGIADLYALKDGEHVWIEVKTPKGRTSKYQERFKEEIESHGGRYIVARGIEDLQKAGL